A part of Micromonospora chersina genomic DNA contains:
- a CDS encoding 3' terminal RNA ribose 2'-O-methyltransferase Hen1, whose amino-acid sequence MLLTLTTTHRPATDLGHLLVKHPDRVQSFDLPAGTAHVLYPEADEARCTAALLVEVDPLKLGGGRGRRQATTPDSFTLGQYVNDRPYAASSLLSSALAKVFRSALRGESRDRPELAAAAIPLEVRVPVLRCRGGAELAVRVFAPLGWTVAATPIPLDEAYPEWGDSRYVDLTLTGTLRLADALNHLYVLLPVLDDAKHYWVAPDEVDKLLRAGAGWLADHPERALITRRYLAHRRALAGEAMARLAELRLADEPPADDSVETDQPAEAPRASLAVRRRETVLAALRDSGASRVLDLGCGGGALLTALVAERRFTEVVGTDVSSQALTLAARRLRLDRLPERQRDRIRLWQSALTYRDDRLRGYDAAVLMEVVEHLDPPRLPALEDAVFGHARPGTVVVTTPNVEYNVRYEGLGAGRFRHADHRFEWTRAEFAAWVERVATAYGYTATIGGVGDEDPELGCPTQLAVLSRTDTDIRKEETTR is encoded by the coding sequence GTGCTGCTGACCCTGACCACGACCCACCGCCCCGCCACCGACCTCGGCCACCTCCTCGTCAAGCACCCGGACCGCGTGCAGAGCTTCGACCTGCCCGCCGGCACCGCGCACGTGCTCTACCCGGAGGCGGACGAGGCGCGGTGCACGGCGGCGCTGCTGGTCGAGGTCGACCCGCTCAAGCTGGGCGGCGGCCGGGGCCGCCGGCAGGCGACCACACCGGACAGCTTCACGCTCGGGCAGTACGTCAACGACCGCCCGTACGCGGCGTCCAGCCTGCTCTCCTCGGCGCTGGCGAAGGTGTTCCGCTCGGCCCTGCGTGGCGAGTCGCGGGACCGCCCCGAGCTGGCCGCCGCCGCCATCCCGCTGGAGGTGCGGGTGCCGGTGCTGCGCTGCCGGGGCGGCGCCGAGCTGGCCGTACGGGTCTTCGCCCCGCTCGGCTGGACCGTGGCGGCCACCCCGATCCCGCTGGACGAGGCGTACCCGGAGTGGGGCGACAGCCGGTACGTCGACCTGACGCTGACCGGGACGCTGCGGCTCGCCGACGCGCTCAACCACCTCTACGTGCTGCTGCCCGTGCTGGACGACGCCAAGCACTACTGGGTGGCACCGGACGAGGTGGACAAGCTGCTGCGGGCCGGCGCCGGCTGGCTGGCCGACCACCCGGAACGTGCCCTCATCACCCGCCGCTACCTGGCGCACCGGCGCGCCCTGGCCGGGGAGGCGATGGCGCGCCTGGCCGAGCTGCGCCTCGCCGACGAGCCGCCCGCCGACGACAGTGTGGAGACCGACCAGCCGGCCGAGGCGCCGCGGGCCTCGCTGGCCGTACGCCGGCGCGAGACGGTGCTGGCCGCGCTACGCGACAGCGGGGCGTCCCGGGTGCTGGACCTGGGCTGTGGGGGCGGCGCGCTGCTCACCGCGCTGGTCGCCGAGCGGCGGTTCACCGAGGTCGTCGGCACCGACGTGTCCAGCCAGGCGCTCACCCTGGCCGCCCGGCGGCTGCGGCTGGACCGGCTGCCGGAGCGGCAGCGGGACCGGATCCGGCTCTGGCAGTCGGCGCTGACCTACCGGGACGACCGGCTGCGCGGCTACGACGCGGCGGTGCTCATGGAGGTGGTCGAGCATCTCGACCCACCGCGGCTGCCGGCGCTGGAGGACGCCGTGTTCGGCCACGCCCGGCCCGGCACGGTCGTGGTGACCACGCCGAACGTGGAGTACAACGTCCGCTACGAGGGGCTCGGGGCGGGCCGGTTCCGGCACGCCGACCACCGCTTCGAGTGGACCCGGGCCGAGTTCGCCGCCTGGGTGGAGCGGGTGGCGACGGCGTACGGCTACACGGCCACGATCGGCGGTGTCGGCGACGAGGACCCCGAGCTGGGCTGTCCGACCCAGCTGGCCGTACTGAGCAGAACGGACACCGACATCCGGAAGGAGGAGACGACCCGATGA
- a CDS encoding polynucleotide kinase-phosphatase yields MTILDIPELALVALVGVSGSGKSTFAGRHFRPSQVLSSDTFRGMVADDENDQSASGDAFDALHHVAGIRLRRGRLTVVDATNLQPHARAGLIKVAREHDVLPVAVVLDVPEAVAWERTQSRADRTHGRQVLARMQRDLRQSYGRLAREGFRKVHVLRGVEEIEAAEIRYEKLFNDRRELTGPFDIVGDVHGCREELEALLLRLGWSLHRDDAGRPVDAVHPSGRTAVFVGDLVDRGPDSPGVLRLVMGMVAAGHAICVPGNHEQKLLRKLRGRDVRLTHGLAETMAQLESEPAEFVASTAAFIDGLVSHYVLDGGRLVVAHAGLKEAYHGRASGRVRSFALYGETTGETDEYGLPVRYPWARDYRGSAMVVYGHTPTPEPEWVNNTICLDTGCVFGGKLTALRYPEKELVAVPAVKEWYAPARPLVAPTPARPDTVLDLADVTGRRHLTHAYGTLTVPAENAAAALEVMSRYALDPDRLVWLPPTMAPCSTSTVEGFLEHPAQAFADYRTAGVDRVVCEEKHMGSRAVVLVEREPGRFAGGAVHTRTGRPFFGPPLDGELLARVRAAVTAAGLWAELGTDWLLLDCELLPWSAKAGGLIREQYAGVGAAGRAALPAVLGTLDAAAGRGLPVGELRDRMADRAAEVEAYSAAYRAYVGPTDGLRGVTLAPFAVLAGAGASYADRDHGWHLALADRLCAADPEFFTPTRRQVVDLADEGAVAAATDWWLSLTAAGGEGMVVKPYAGLAARSPKGSLLQPGIKCRGREYLRIIYGPGYTGPGQLAALRKRSLGRKRGLALQEHALGLAALDALAEDAPLWRRHELVFAILACESEPVDPRL; encoded by the coding sequence ATGACCATCCTGGACATTCCCGAGCTCGCCCTGGTGGCGCTCGTCGGCGTCTCCGGCTCCGGCAAGTCGACGTTCGCCGGCCGGCACTTCCGGCCCAGCCAGGTGCTCTCCTCGGACACCTTCCGGGGCATGGTGGCCGACGACGAGAACGACCAGTCCGCCTCCGGCGACGCGTTCGACGCGCTGCACCACGTGGCCGGGATCCGGCTGCGCCGGGGCCGGCTCACCGTTGTCGACGCGACGAACCTCCAGCCGCACGCCCGGGCGGGGCTGATCAAGGTGGCCCGGGAGCACGACGTGCTGCCGGTGGCCGTCGTGCTGGACGTGCCGGAGGCGGTGGCCTGGGAGCGTACGCAGTCCCGGGCCGACCGGACGCACGGCCGGCAGGTGCTCGCCCGGATGCAGCGGGACCTGCGGCAGTCGTACGGGCGGCTGGCCCGGGAGGGCTTCCGCAAGGTGCACGTGCTGCGCGGCGTCGAGGAGATCGAGGCCGCCGAGATCCGCTACGAGAAGCTGTTCAACGACCGGCGCGAGCTGACCGGGCCGTTCGACATCGTCGGTGACGTGCACGGCTGCCGCGAGGAGCTGGAGGCGCTGCTGCTGCGGCTGGGCTGGTCACTGCACCGTGACGACGCGGGCCGCCCGGTGGACGCCGTGCACCCGTCGGGGCGTACCGCGGTCTTCGTGGGTGACCTGGTGGATCGCGGCCCGGACTCCCCCGGGGTGCTGCGCCTGGTGATGGGCATGGTGGCGGCCGGCCACGCGATCTGCGTGCCGGGCAACCACGAGCAGAAGCTGCTGCGCAAGCTGCGCGGCCGGGACGTGCGGCTCACCCACGGCCTGGCCGAGACGATGGCGCAGCTGGAGTCGGAGCCGGCGGAGTTCGTGGCGTCGACGGCGGCCTTCATCGACGGCCTGGTCAGCCACTACGTGCTGGACGGCGGCCGGCTGGTGGTGGCGCACGCCGGTCTCAAGGAGGCGTACCACGGCCGGGCGTCCGGGCGGGTGCGGTCGTTCGCCCTCTACGGGGAGACCACCGGCGAGACCGACGAGTACGGCCTGCCGGTGCGCTACCCGTGGGCGCGCGACTACCGGGGCTCGGCCATGGTCGTCTACGGCCACACCCCGACGCCGGAGCCGGAGTGGGTGAACAACACCATCTGCCTGGACACCGGCTGCGTCTTCGGCGGCAAGCTCACCGCGCTGCGCTACCCGGAGAAGGAGCTGGTCGCCGTCCCGGCGGTCAAGGAGTGGTACGCCCCGGCCCGCCCGCTGGTCGCGCCCACCCCGGCCCGGCCGGACACCGTGCTGGACCTGGCCGACGTCACGGGACGGCGGCACCTCACGCACGCGTACGGGACGCTGACCGTGCCGGCCGAGAACGCGGCCGCCGCGCTGGAGGTGATGAGCCGGTACGCGCTGGACCCGGACCGGCTGGTCTGGCTGCCGCCGACCATGGCGCCCTGCTCGACCTCGACGGTGGAGGGGTTCCTGGAGCACCCGGCGCAGGCGTTCGCCGACTACCGGACGGCCGGCGTCGACCGCGTGGTCTGCGAGGAGAAGCACATGGGTTCGCGGGCCGTGGTGCTGGTGGAGCGGGAGCCCGGACGGTTCGCCGGCGGGGCGGTGCACACCCGCACCGGCCGGCCGTTCTTCGGGCCGCCGCTGGACGGGGAGCTGCTGGCCCGGGTCCGCGCGGCGGTCACCGCGGCCGGCCTCTGGGCCGAGCTGGGCACCGACTGGCTGCTCCTCGACTGCGAGCTGCTGCCCTGGTCGGCGAAGGCGGGCGGGCTGATCCGCGAGCAGTACGCCGGGGTCGGCGCGGCCGGCCGTGCGGCCCTGCCGGCGGTGCTCGGCACGCTGGACGCCGCCGCCGGGCGCGGCCTGCCGGTGGGCGAGTTGCGCGACCGGATGGCCGACCGGGCGGCCGAGGTCGAGGCGTACTCGGCGGCCTACCGGGCGTACGTCGGGCCCACCGACGGGCTGCGCGGGGTGACGCTCGCGCCGTTCGCCGTGCTGGCGGGGGCCGGGGCGAGCTACGCCGACCGCGACCACGGCTGGCACCTGGCGCTGGCCGACCGGCTCTGCGCGGCCGACCCGGAGTTCTTCACCCCGACGCGGCGGCAGGTGGTCGACCTGGCCGACGAGGGGGCCGTGGCCGCGGCGACCGACTGGTGGCTGTCGCTCACGGCGGCCGGCGGGGAGGGCATGGTGGTCAAGCCGTACGCCGGACTCGCCGCCCGCTCGCCGAAGGGGTCGCTGCTCCAGCCGGGGATCAAGTGCCGGGGCCGGGAGTACCTGCGGATCATCTACGGTCCCGGGTACACCGGTCCGGGGCAGCTCGCCGCGCTGCGCAAGCGGTCGCTGGGGCGCAAGCGCGGGCTGGCCCTGCAGGAGCACGCGCTGGGCCTGGCCGCCCTGGACGCGCTGGCCGAGGACGCCCCGCTCTGGCGCCGCCACGAGCTGGTCTTCGCCATCCTCGCCTGCGAGTCGGAGCCGGTCGACCCGCGGCTCTAG
- a CDS encoding DedA family protein, with amino-acid sequence MPDRARVPFVAVDTAEKTRVLSESVALNPLDPKDLIHTFGMIGVWAILFAETGLLVGFFFPGDSLLFLAGVAASPVADAIFGSGTRLSLAGLLIGGPLCAIAGAQLGHWLGARYGRRMFDRPNSRLFKREYVEKAEYYFQKFGPAKAVVLARFIPIVRTFLNPVAGVLGMPARQFLLWNVVGAILWVDGILLIGYLLADQIYNAIGDKIDRYILPVVALIILISVLPIFFEFLRDRRARKRGEAVAVIAAASAAGAVDAVRDAVDGDDDQQHGRGGQHRR; translated from the coding sequence GTGCCGGACCGGGCCCGGGTACCCTTTGTGGCCGTGGACACAGCAGAGAAGACCCGGGTGCTCTCCGAGAGCGTGGCCCTGAACCCGCTCGATCCGAAGGACCTCATCCACACCTTCGGGATGATCGGCGTCTGGGCGATCCTCTTCGCCGAGACCGGCCTGCTGGTCGGCTTCTTCTTCCCGGGCGACTCGCTGCTCTTCCTGGCCGGGGTGGCCGCCTCGCCGGTGGCCGACGCGATCTTCGGATCCGGCACCCGGCTGTCGCTGGCCGGCCTGCTGATCGGCGGCCCGCTCTGCGCGATCGCCGGCGCCCAGCTCGGGCACTGGCTCGGCGCGCGTTACGGCAGGCGGATGTTCGACCGCCCCAACTCCCGGCTGTTCAAGCGGGAGTACGTGGAGAAGGCCGAGTACTACTTCCAGAAGTTCGGCCCGGCGAAGGCCGTGGTGCTGGCCCGGTTCATCCCGATCGTGCGGACCTTCCTCAACCCGGTGGCCGGGGTGCTCGGCATGCCGGCCCGGCAGTTCCTCCTGTGGAACGTCGTCGGGGCGATCCTCTGGGTCGACGGCATCCTGCTGATCGGCTACCTGCTGGCCGACCAGATCTACAACGCGATCGGCGACAAGATCGACCGGTACATCCTTCCGGTGGTCGCGCTGATCATCCTGATCTCGGTGCTGCCCATCTTCTTCGAGTTCCTGCGCGACCGGCGGGCGCGCAAGCGCGGCGAGGCGGTCGCGGTGATCGCCGCGGCCAGCGCGGCGGGCGCCGTGGACGCGGTCCGGGACGCGGTGGACGGCGACGACGACCAGCAGCACGGGCGCGGCGGGCAGCACCGCCGCTGA
- a CDS encoding ArsR/SmtB family transcription factor, with translation MEYVGTALAEMTMPQISPLAGEPIERADAERLAGVLKALADPARLRLLSLIQSAPEGEACVCDLTAPLGLSQPTVSHHLRILTEAGLLEREKRGVWAYYRLVPTAIATIADLLTPPRKRATKKAR, from the coding sequence ATGGAATACGTGGGAACTGCGTTGGCTGAAATGACCATGCCTCAGATCTCGCCGCTTGCCGGCGAGCCGATCGAACGTGCCGACGCCGAGCGGCTCGCGGGGGTCCTCAAGGCCCTCGCGGACCCCGCCCGGCTGCGGCTGCTCAGCCTGATCCAGTCGGCTCCCGAGGGGGAGGCGTGCGTGTGTGACCTCACCGCGCCGCTCGGCCTCTCGCAGCCGACGGTCAGCCACCACCTGCGCATCCTCACCGAGGCCGGCTTGCTGGAGCGGGAGAAGCGCGGTGTCTGGGCGTACTACCGGCTGGTGCCGACCGCGATCGCCACGATCGCGGATCTGCTCACCCCGCCGCGGAAGCGGGCCACCAAGAAGGCCCGCTGA
- the pyrE gene encoding orotate phosphoribosyltransferase translates to MGDHDDLRKFITDLAVVHGRVVLSSGREADWYVDLRRVTLHHRAAPLIGRVMCDLTADWAYDAVGGLTLGADPVATAMLHASAGTDRPLDAFVVRKAGKAHGLQRRIEGPEVAGRRVLAVEDTSTTGGSVLTAVEALREAGAEVVGVAVIVDRGAGDAVRAAGLPYRAAYTLADLGLVA, encoded by the coding sequence ATGGGGGACCACGACGACCTGCGTAAATTCATCACTGACCTGGCTGTCGTCCACGGCCGGGTGGTGCTCTCGTCGGGTCGGGAGGCGGACTGGTACGTCGATCTGCGTCGCGTCACGCTCCATCACCGGGCGGCGCCGTTGATCGGTCGGGTCATGTGCGACCTCACCGCCGACTGGGCGTACGACGCGGTGGGCGGGCTGACCCTCGGGGCCGACCCGGTCGCCACGGCCATGCTGCACGCGTCGGCCGGCACCGACCGCCCGCTGGACGCCTTCGTGGTGCGCAAGGCGGGCAAGGCGCACGGTCTCCAGCGACGGATCGAGGGCCCGGAGGTCGCCGGGCGGCGGGTCCTGGCGGTCGAGGACACCTCGACCACGGGCGGCAGCGTGTTGACCGCTGTCGAGGCATTGCGCGAGGCCGGGGCCGAGGTGGTGGGTGTGGCGGTTATTGTTGATCGAGGCGCCGGCGACGCGGTGCGAGCCGCCGGACTGCCTTATCGGGCGGCCTATACGTTGGCTGACCTCGGCCTTGTGGCGTAA
- a CDS encoding SDR family NAD(P)-dependent oxidoreductase encodes MTDAPLSPRRALITGASLGIGEAFARRLAADGWDLVLVARDAGRLDALAAELTGRHGHRVETIAADLSTDDGCAAVEGRLTADPPVELLVNNAGISLNTPFVRSAVADEARLVRLNVLAVLRLTHAALGPMVERGHGAVINVSSVAGFGVPMPGSTYSASKAWVTNFSESIGQSVAPLGVRVMALCPGYTRTGYHERAGIDMSRTPAWMWLRTDDVVDEGLRDLRKGKAVSVPSWKYKLAVAGLRHAPRRLLRGVSRDTRGRVGRAGD; translated from the coding sequence GTGACCGACGCACCCCTCTCCCCGCGCCGGGCCCTGATCACCGGGGCCAGCCTCGGCATCGGCGAGGCGTTCGCCCGCCGGCTCGCCGCCGACGGCTGGGACCTCGTCCTGGTGGCCCGGGACGCCGGCCGGCTCGACGCCCTGGCGGCCGAGCTGACCGGCCGGCACGGTCACCGGGTCGAGACCATCGCCGCGGATCTGTCCACCGACGACGGTTGCGCCGCCGTCGAAGGCCGGCTGACCGCCGACCCGCCGGTGGAGCTGCTCGTGAACAACGCGGGGATCAGCCTCAACACCCCGTTCGTCAGGTCGGCCGTCGCGGACGAGGCCCGCCTGGTCCGGCTCAACGTGCTGGCCGTGCTGCGGCTGACCCACGCGGCCCTCGGTCCGATGGTCGAGCGGGGCCACGGGGCAGTGATAAATGTCTCTTCGGTTGCGGGTTTCGGTGTCCCCATGCCGGGATCGACGTACTCGGCCAGCAAGGCCTGGGTGACGAATTTCAGTGAATCGATCGGCCAGTCGGTGGCCCCGCTCGGGGTACGCGTGATGGCGCTCTGCCCCGGCTACACCCGCACCGGCTACCACGAGCGGGCCGGCATCGACATGTCGCGGACCCCGGCGTGGATGTGGCTGCGGACCGACGACGTGGTCGACGAAGGGCTGCGTGACCTGCGAAAAGGCAAGGCGGTAAGCGTGCCGAGCTGGAAGTACAAGCTGGCTGTGGCGGGGCTGCGGCACGCGCCGCGGCGGCTGCTGCGCGGCGTCTCCCGGGACACCCGGGGCCGGGTCGGCCGGGCCGGAGACTGA
- a CDS encoding DNRLRE domain-containing protein has translation MNRSRPRRGLAGVLALALGAAGLAVVSTATPAVAAPHYESVPSVQIGWTDSATPKAAYDSNETHMPLGTWVDENGRSHTSRIYATFDLSSYEDRKIYGGTIFVQEYSATDCGKRAIEIWRTEPVSETPTWNGAPKPLAKLDEIRTPEYCPKASISFDVTGAVQDAVAQEQSRITFEIRVPAQYESDPAYGRRLNWYRSVGLTTKYNTVPKIDNNNLYNAGLPCATLHPYPRVGGFANVLQALGTDADPNDERALTTEFAIWPTDRPEARKVFSKEYGISGRVNTVNLPQGTLTDGESYAWQARVSDKADFSSWSKKCYFTYDATNPTAPGVTSANYPSDDTDEWAPAGVPAVFTFSGKGDKDVAGFQYSWNDLGVNVCEASGDVGQWVCRDPFSLPNTVRADAPGGSATVTLNPAGSGPQRLTVRSIDAAGNVSTPTVYETLVPWSTPEVRVENGEPQWGQEVVLKFVPANGVTGVREYEVTLDHGDPETRPADADGTARFSFTATNPDGHSLTVRSRSANGFVSQKANWSAYFWPGPGVKSDVYVQSPDGSPVGGVGVEGTFTFSPPPGWTDVAAYRYGFVDGEELTEVAAGADGRATITWTPTTSGWVTLTVFAVKADGTWSDYGNWYSFEVAPTA, from the coding sequence GTGAACAGGAGCAGGCCACGTCGTGGCCTCGCCGGCGTACTCGCGCTGGCGCTCGGCGCCGCTGGGCTCGCCGTCGTGTCGACGGCCACCCCGGCGGTCGCCGCACCGCACTACGAGAGCGTCCCGTCGGTGCAGATCGGCTGGACCGACTCGGCGACCCCGAAGGCGGCGTACGACTCGAACGAGACGCACATGCCGCTCGGGACGTGGGTCGACGAGAACGGCAGGAGCCACACCTCGCGCATCTACGCCACCTTCGACCTGTCCTCCTACGAGGATCGGAAGATCTACGGCGGCACGATCTTCGTCCAGGAGTACAGCGCCACCGACTGCGGGAAGCGCGCGATCGAGATCTGGCGGACCGAGCCGGTGAGCGAGACGCCGACCTGGAACGGAGCCCCGAAGCCACTGGCGAAGCTGGACGAGATCCGCACTCCCGAGTACTGCCCGAAGGCGAGCATCTCGTTCGACGTGACCGGCGCGGTTCAGGACGCGGTCGCACAGGAGCAGAGCCGGATCACGTTCGAGATCCGGGTGCCGGCGCAGTACGAGAGTGACCCGGCCTACGGGCGGCGGCTCAACTGGTACCGCAGCGTCGGCCTCACCACGAAGTACAACACCGTGCCGAAGATCGACAACAACAACCTGTACAACGCCGGACTCCCGTGCGCCACGCTCCACCCGTACCCCCGGGTCGGCGGCTTCGCCAACGTGCTCCAGGCACTCGGCACCGACGCGGACCCGAACGACGAGCGGGCGCTGACCACGGAGTTCGCGATCTGGCCGACGGACCGTCCGGAGGCCCGCAAGGTCTTCTCGAAGGAGTACGGCATCTCGGGCCGGGTCAACACGGTCAATCTGCCGCAGGGCACGCTGACCGACGGCGAGTCGTACGCCTGGCAGGCCCGGGTGAGCGACAAGGCGGACTTCTCGTCCTGGTCGAAGAAGTGCTACTTCACCTACGACGCCACCAACCCCACCGCCCCGGGCGTCACGTCGGCGAACTACCCGTCCGACGACACCGACGAGTGGGCGCCGGCCGGCGTGCCGGCGGTCTTCACCTTCTCCGGGAAGGGCGACAAGGACGTGGCCGGGTTCCAGTACTCCTGGAACGATCTCGGCGTCAACGTCTGCGAGGCGAGCGGCGACGTCGGTCAGTGGGTCTGCCGTGACCCGTTCAGCCTGCCCAACACGGTGCGGGCGGACGCCCCCGGCGGTTCCGCGACCGTCACGCTCAACCCGGCCGGCTCCGGGCCGCAGCGGTTGACCGTGCGCTCCATCGACGCCGCCGGCAACGTCTCCACCCCGACCGTCTACGAGACGCTGGTTCCGTGGTCCACGCCTGAGGTGCGGGTCGAGAACGGCGAACCGCAGTGGGGGCAGGAGGTGGTTCTGAAGTTCGTGCCGGCGAACGGGGTCACCGGGGTGCGTGAGTACGAGGTGACCCTGGACCACGGCGACCCCGAGACGAGGCCGGCGGACGCGGACGGCACGGCCCGGTTCAGCTTCACCGCCACCAACCCCGACGGGCACTCGTTGACGGTCCGCAGCCGCAGCGCGAACGGCTTCGTGTCACAGAAGGCGAACTGGTCGGCCTACTTCTGGCCGGGTCCGGGCGTGAAGTCGGACGTCTACGTCCAGAGTCCCGACGGGTCACCGGTCGGTGGAGTGGGCGTCGAGGGCACCTTCACCTTCTCCCCGCCACCGGGCTGGACGGACGTCGCCGCCTACCGCTACGGCTTCGTGGACGGCGAGGAACTGACCGAGGTCGCCGCCGGCGCCGACGGCCGGGCGACCATCACCTGGACGCCGACCACCAGCGGATGGGTGACCCTGACGGTGTTCGCGGTGAAGGCCGACGGCACCTGGAGCGACTACGGCAACTGGTACTCGTTCGAGGTGGCTCCCACCGCCTGA
- a CDS encoding polyamine aminopropyltransferase — protein MTADAPARPRWRPARAAVLLAVFVCAACGLVYELALVALGSYLIGDTVGQASIVLGVMVFAMGVGALVAKPFQSRAAAAFAAIELTLALLGGLSVLGLYAAFAWLDLYGPALVGTAFVLGLLIGAEIPLLMVLLQRIREQSAGSAVADLFAADYVGALLGGLAFPFLLMPVFGQLKGALVVGAVNAVAGLALVCTVFRADLGRRARVALGAGSVVVALCLGYAWVTAHDFEVTARQQLYRDPVVHAERSRYQEIVLTRSVREVGHADTDLRLFLNGDLQFSSIDEYRYHESLVHPAMRGPHGNVLVLGAGDGLALREILKYPDVRQVTLVDLDPAVVRLARSEPQLRDLNHHSLADPRVRVLNVDAFGWLRTATERFDVVIADLPDPDETATAKLYTIEFYALIRPVLAPGGRLVVQSGSPYFAPRSYWSIERSIREAGFATVPYHVDVPSFGDWGFVLAAPGGTPPALGLPADAPSLRFLTPSVLAAAATFPADRARLDVPASTLLQPRVLEYARVEWRGY, from the coding sequence GTGACCGCCGACGCGCCCGCGCGGCCGCGGTGGCGCCCGGCCCGCGCGGCGGTCCTGCTCGCGGTCTTCGTGTGCGCGGCCTGCGGCCTGGTGTACGAGCTGGCCCTGGTCGCGCTCGGCAGCTACCTCATCGGCGACACGGTCGGGCAGGCGTCGATCGTGCTCGGCGTGATGGTCTTCGCGATGGGCGTGGGCGCGCTGGTCGCGAAGCCGTTCCAGTCCCGGGCGGCGGCCGCGTTCGCCGCGATCGAGCTGACCCTGGCCCTGCTCGGCGGCCTCTCCGTGCTCGGCCTCTACGCCGCGTTCGCCTGGCTCGACCTCTACGGTCCGGCGCTGGTCGGCACCGCCTTCGTGCTCGGCCTGCTGATCGGCGCGGAGATCCCGCTGCTCATGGTGCTGCTGCAACGCATCCGCGAGCAGTCCGCGGGCAGCGCCGTGGCCGACCTGTTCGCCGCCGACTACGTCGGCGCGCTGCTCGGCGGGCTGGCCTTCCCGTTCCTGCTGATGCCGGTCTTCGGCCAGCTCAAGGGCGCCCTCGTGGTGGGCGCGGTGAACGCCGTCGCCGGCCTCGCCCTGGTCTGCACGGTCTTCCGCGCCGACCTGGGCCGCCGGGCGCGGGTCGCGCTCGGCGCCGGCAGCGTCGTGGTCGCCCTCTGCCTGGGGTACGCCTGGGTCACCGCCCACGACTTCGAGGTGACCGCGCGGCAGCAGCTCTACCGCGACCCGGTGGTGCACGCCGAGCGCAGCCGCTACCAGGAGATCGTGCTGACCCGGTCGGTGCGGGAGGTCGGCCACGCCGACACCGACCTGCGGCTGTTCCTCAACGGCGACCTCCAGTTCAGCTCGATCGACGAGTACCGCTACCACGAGTCGCTGGTCCACCCGGCCATGCGCGGGCCGCACGGGAACGTGCTGGTGCTCGGCGCCGGTGACGGGCTGGCGCTGCGGGAGATCCTCAAGTACCCGGACGTGCGCCAGGTGACCCTGGTCGACCTCGACCCCGCCGTCGTGCGGCTGGCCCGCTCCGAGCCGCAACTGCGGGACCTCAACCACCACTCGCTCGCCGACCCCCGGGTGCGGGTGCTCAACGTCGACGCGTTCGGCTGGCTGCGCACCGCCACGGAACGCTTCGACGTCGTCATCGCCGACCTGCCCGACCCCGACGAGACGGCCACCGCCAAGCTCTACACGATCGAGTTCTACGCGCTGATCCGGCCGGTGCTCGCCCCCGGCGGGCGGCTCGTCGTGCAGTCCGGCTCGCCGTACTTCGCGCCCCGGTCGTACTGGTCGATCGAGCGGTCGATCCGGGAGGCGGGCTTCGCCACGGTGCCGTACCACGTGGACGTGCCGAGCTTCGGCGACTGGGGCTTCGTGCTCGCCGCGCCGGGCGGGACGCCGCCCGCGCTGGGGCTGCCCGCCGACGCGCCGTCGCTGCGGTTCCTCACCCCGTCGGTGCTCGCCGCGGCGGCCACCTTCCCCGCCGACCGGGCCCGGCTGGACGTGCCCGCCTCCACGTTGTTGCAGCCCAGAGTCCTGGAGTACGCCCGCGTGGAGTGGCGCGGCTACTAG
- a CDS encoding DUF350 domain-containing protein produces the protein MQTLVTDLLVTLAYGVVGVALMAVGYVLVDVATPGKLHELIWAERNRNAALLLASNLAGVGVIVVAAIAASADDFALGLVGAAAYGILGLVLMAAAFLLLDMATPGKLGEILVDPEPHPAVWVSAVVHLATGAIIAAAIS, from the coding sequence GTGCAGACCCTGGTCACCGACCTGCTCGTCACGCTCGCCTACGGCGTGGTCGGCGTCGCCCTGATGGCCGTCGGCTACGTGCTTGTCGACGTCGCCACCCCCGGCAAGCTGCACGAGCTGATCTGGGCCGAGCGCAACCGCAACGCGGCGCTGCTGCTCGCCTCGAACCTGGCCGGTGTCGGCGTCATCGTGGTCGCCGCGATCGCCGCCAGCGCCGACGACTTCGCCCTGGGCCTGGTCGGCGCGGCCGCGTACGGCATCCTCGGGCTGGTCCTCATGGCCGCGGCGTTCCTGCTGCTCGACATGGCCACCCCGGGCAAGCTCGGGGAGATCCTGGTCGACCCGGAGCCGCACCCCGCGGTCTGGGTCTCCGCCGTCGTGCACCTCGCCACCGGCGCGATCATCGCCGCCGCGATCAGCTGA